The Pochonia chlamydosporia 170 chromosome 3, whole genome shotgun sequence genome contains the following window.
AGTTCTTCAGAGCGATCTTGGAAAGATAGAAAAGGATGGCCAATTGCATCAAACCGGCCTTGCGTGTGCACCATCCCAAGGTCTTATGACAGCCGTCGCTACAATGAAAGCAAAACACAGAAAATCAACCAACGAGCTCTCTAGGATTCTGCAAAATCTGCGCGAGGGTCCTTGCATGACAGATTTTGCGAGCCCAGGTGTCGAATCGGACTTACTATTCGACAGCAACTACGAGCACGAGTCCCTGATGCGAGAGAACTGTGATGCTTGTGACAGATCAAGACTTGTGCACCGAAATACCCGCGTTGATGAGAAACCAATGGTCCACTACGGCATCATTGCATCTTCCAACCAACTTATACGTCATGCCAGAACAAGGGATCAAGTGGTCCAAATCGCTGACAATATCTGctttgaaatggaagctgCGGGTTTGATGGATAGCTACTCGAGCCTGGTGATTCGCGGAATCTCTGACTATTCAGATTCGCACAAGAACAAACAATGGCAGGGTtatgctgccgccgccgccgcagcgTACGCCAAAGAGCTCCTTTCAATCATACCGTTGAAAGAGAGGCAGGAATCAGAAATACGGCGCGGTATATCAACAACGCGAGGCGTCACTGCTCGTCATTCTCGCAACAACTCTCCGGATACGGAGACACCCGGAAAAGCACATCGGATCAAAGACATTAAAGCCGGGCAAAACGCAAAGTTGGTCTTTCATTCGGATGACTCCCCCTTGAATGTGAGTGGCGTGAGTGCCGGGGATAATGCCATTGAGTTCTTCGGATCCGGAGGACATCTACTTTTGCGCGAACTCCTCCATGGGCCGATCAGGGCAAAGGCTCCGGCGGCTGAAGAGACGGTACAGGAAGAGACCACGATTTCTACCAGTAATTCGAAAAGTACGTCTTAAACTTGCTATTTATTTACTTCTTGTCAATTAAAAGCTCACAACTTCTTGTCCACCTCAAACTGGAGACGGCGCGGCGGCATATTCATTTAGAGGCCGTTCCACTGCTTTCTTCCCGCCTGCCGAGCTTAAATCCGCTTCCATACATTGTCCCAAATGTAGATTTACCATTGTAATCTCGGGCTATGGTCGTCTGGCGACTGCTCAGAAACTTGGAGAGTTCTGGAACCGAGGATTCGTCCCAAGCGCCGATCACTTGCCAAGAATTCACACCGGCTTCCACGTTCTCTGCATCGTAAACGTGATCCTTCGTAGATACGAGGAGCTGTACGCTGTCGTCTCCCGCTTTGATATCTTTTAGACGATGTGTTGGTCGCATTGTTGGATCAGGTCCTTCTGCAACGTCCATTTCTCGATCGGAATCCATCGACATGTCGGATCGGGTCACCGTttttggcaagatgaagcggAGTAGTCACTGAAGCAGAGTGAAATAATGATCGAACTGAATGACAAGACAGATATCTCGGTTACTCGGCACCCTAGGCAAAGGCCCTGCCTTTAAATTATGTAGAAAATTGACGAAGATGCTTCAACCCAAGCTCGCGATGCGCTGTGTTGGGACGCAAGCAATCCTGCATGGCCACAAACTGGGCTGAGCACTTGGTCCCAGGCGCCACCCCTTCCTACCAGACTCCGCAGCCGGAGCCTGCGGAGGGTGTCGGGCCAATCTATTGGTTGTCCAACGACGGGATAGTAGCGACACAAAGTCCCAGGCCGCCTGGGATATGCTAGGCAACGCCTGACCACGGCGCGCGCCTCTCCAATCCAATCAATAGCCAAATGGCGAATTACACAAGGATGACAccttctctctcttttctGGTTGGAATGGAGTACATGTCACGCTGAAATACCATCAAAGCTTAGTTGACACAGCGCTGCAGAATAATATCACGAGCTCCAGAATGCTGAAGATTTTTTACCCCGCATTAGGGGCCGATGTTGGTGAACATGGCTGCAAAGGCCAAGGCATGTAAGCGCCCAGCTTGATTGTGCAGGGTTGAGGGGGTTTGGCGTTCGCCCGGCGCTTGTTGAAACTCAGAGGAGCTTCTACCGCTCTGTAGCCGTAGCTGGCGTCGTCATCAATGGTGGCAACACATTGGTCAGCCATGAACGTTAGTCAGGCGTTGCATCGGGAGTCAAATGAGATCAGCCCCGTATATGAGCAAGGCAACAATGGCCACTCCTAATATCCCAGATGAGAACAAATAAAGCTTGAACTTAAGCCGAGATGTTTTCTCGTGCGTGCCTTGAAATTCAAATTCTGCATCCTCTTGCGTCAGGGAATTTCTCAGAGCGCCACCGCTTGGGATTGATTGGTTCCTCGATacaaccagacagcaacGGTTATGCCTCGTCGCCCCACACCCGATGTAACTCTGTCGACTGGCGCCGCCCATAAAACCAAGCTCAGAGCCAAGGTGAGGCCTAGCTGCCTCGTATCTCATCAAAGGTCGTGCGGTGATGTCTCAATAGGCCGTAAGTTCCCCCTACAAGTAAAGCTTTGGTGCTTGATAACGTTAATGCTTGTCGTATTAAAGGATATCCCTCAGCCGAATTCACACAGGTAGTTGGCAATCCAATCAGTCTTCTCTGAAACATGGCAGATCCTCTGAGCGTAGCATCTGGTGTCGTCGCGTTGGTGACTTTCGCCCTTACGTCCAGTGTCAACCTGTACACGACAATTCGCGActtccaaagccaagacaaaagaGCACGTGCGTTAAAGAACGAACTCAATGATCTTACAGCCGTACTGGAGTCACTCTTAGAAACCGTCAGCAACAACCCAGAAATCAGCTTTGAGGCTCTTAAAGCTCCTCTTCACCGTTGCGGGAACGCGTGCAAGGAGTATGGGGACCTAATCTGTCGTTTTACAACACGCTCTACACCTTCACGATCGAGTGTACGAGATTGGGTCACCCAGAAATATCTTCAAGGAGATATCACCGACTTTAAGGACATGCTGGCTGGGTATAAATCCACCATAAATATAGCACTTGCCAACGCAACCATGTAAGTTAAGCTCATGCTAGTCGCTGTTTTGCACAAATGAGTTGACTGTTTTTTCACCTAGTCGGGTAGCTGCCATAACTCCAAGAGTGCTGGAAGACTATAAAGATATGATATCAGATGCGACCCAAGATTTGAAGGAACATTTGCAAAAGTTGGATGAAAAAATTCAGCTCCTCTCGCATTCCGACCAGAACGACACTGAATGgcaagccatgatggaggagaaAAAGAGTACACAGCAGGGCCTTAGAATCTGTGCTCAGCTATCAGAACGGATCGAGCAGCTGGAACCAGTGCCAGAAGAGCCTTCCCAGTTTTCCCAACGTCCTTCGGCACATAAATATGTCAAAAATGGATTGGATGCCACAAAAGGATCTATTCGCAATCTCGTAACACAGCTGCGTAGCCACGAAGAGGACATCGATCGGCGAATGCAGGTAATGGCGTCTACGGATACTATATCTAAAGACGCAGCCACGGAGCTTGAACGATTGCGTGCGACAAAGGAAAGCATCCATCAATGCATAAATGTTATCTCTGATGCAGATGATACTAAAGCAATTGAGCGACACAATGTTTTCGAAGATATTACTCTGGCCGATGATGCCTATAACTTTACAATCTCGACTGTTGGAGACCTTGTAACCGCCAGGCGCATCAATCTTACAGGACGGTCACGCAATATTGGCGGGCAAATAAGTGACGAAAGTTATCAAAAAACCATCGAAAGCTTTTCAAAGCAGACAATACAGGATTCTCAGCAAGTCACCAAAACCCTCAACCAGAGTACCTCCACTCCTGACCAAGGAACTCAAGGTGACACAGAAGGCGTATTTGATAATCGTCATGGGCCTGGCGTTAGGCTCTCAAGCTCAGCAGAAAATCAGATATGTTCGAATACTACGTTATAATCCGCAGAGTACCAATGCAAAATAGAACGGAATATTCTGAACGCGACGCAGTGCTGGTTGGGTTTTGTCGTTGTGATTCTCACGCCCAGTGCCTGCGTTCGCTTTAAAAGTCTTGACCTAATTGGCAACGTGCCGCCTTGAGTCAAATTTGGTCATCGAAAACATGCATATTTCCGGACGCCTTCTTTAAATGGAGATTTAAAGCTGTTGTTAATATATCCTACCGTAAGAGTGTGTCTCTCAAAAGATTTCACTGTTGTGTTGTCGGTTGGGAAGTGAGGCAAATAGATGGCAACCCACCCACATTCGACACCACCTTGTGCACTGTGTGGCGCCAAGGTTGACATGATGATCATGTGGACAGTTCATCACCTTGTACTGGAAAGAAAACAAGGGAAGGAGTTCAAACGAAGTCGTATCAAGTGGCAAAAACAATCCAGAGTCAAAGGATACACCACTTGGTGCAACCAAGCAGGAATAACCCAATTTCCAGATATGTACTCAAAGACAAATGCGTCACAATCGATAGATTCCATCTACTACTAGCCCGTGAGATATAGCGAAGGGTTTCTTAGGCGTAGC
Protein-coding sequences here:
- a CDS encoding Pfs domain-containing protein (similar to Aspergillus oryzae RIB40 XP_003190453.1); translated protein: MVKRGISRSRRMRGVRNGKRKHIQCDARNEESDDHKRQRHDKDKSNDKLDDQVRNATIIPHDKYYIGWICALDIELTAATAMLDVAHGPHPQPENDINNYTLGSISGHNVVIACLPFNSYGTNTAAIVATHMRRTFSSICVWLLVGIGGGVPGKVDIRLGDIVVSTRVLQSDLGKIEKDGQLHQTGLACAPSQGLMTAVATMKAKHRKSTNELSRILQNLREGPCMTDFASPGVESDLLFDSNYEHESLMRENCDACDRSRLVHRNTRVDEKPMVHYGIIASSNQLIRHARTRDQVVQIADNICFEMEAAGLMDSYSSLVIRGISDYSDSHKNKQWQGYAAAAAAAYAKELLSIIPLKERQESEIRRGISTTRGVTARHSRNNSPDTETPGKAHRIKDIKAGQNAKLVFHSDDSPLNVSGVSAGDNAIEFFGSGGHLLLRELLHGPIRAKAPAAEETVQEETTISTSNSKSTS